The following are from one region of the Streptomyces rubrogriseus genome:
- a CDS encoding SpoIIE family protein phosphatase, producing the protein MRAPCPVLVADAVGVVVEANARAAALFPEPLRGARLADVAPSWLAEAHQRVVLTGEDSTEPVRGRHAQWSLEGHATLGPDGTVVWWLADDTERARTQAALRSEQERNAFLTEASTQMLASLNLDRCTELAVTLAAEHLADAAVLVAPAAGKRHPLAIGFDGSVSHRSLQMDPSTVPGLAEALQGFPPVPSRWIDPAVLPDWAVPDGFTGPVGSVVVTPLPGPGFPAGALILLRRSGRDAFGPAEETFARVFAARAGAALSAARLYQGQADVTATLMADLLPPLLRQAQGVEFAGGYRTAKDTERVGGDFYDVHPGAGPDDEILAVLGDVCGKGLDAAVLTGKIRNTLQALLPMADDHQKLLALLNGALINSRHTRFATLVLASVLRQGSLTRLRLTSAGHPAPLILRRDGTVREAATSGTLIGVLPDIRSTTVEASLAPGETCLLFTDGVTEAKGGPLGEAMFGEERLRAALGECAGLPAEAVVERVQMLVSEWIDDNRHDDIAVMAITAPHTTHLAAVDGHTPGRYTA; encoded by the coding sequence ATGCGGGCGCCCTGCCCGGTACTGGTCGCCGACGCCGTCGGCGTCGTGGTGGAGGCCAACGCGCGGGCCGCGGCCCTGTTCCCGGAGCCACTGCGCGGAGCCCGCCTGGCGGATGTGGCGCCCTCCTGGCTCGCCGAGGCGCACCAGCGGGTCGTCCTCACCGGTGAGGACTCGACAGAGCCGGTGCGCGGCCGTCACGCGCAGTGGTCGCTGGAGGGACACGCGACCCTGGGACCGGACGGCACCGTGGTGTGGTGGCTTGCCGACGACACCGAACGGGCACGGACCCAGGCGGCGCTGCGCAGTGAACAGGAGCGCAACGCCTTCCTGACGGAGGCGTCGACCCAGATGCTGGCCTCGTTGAATCTCGACCGGTGCACGGAGCTGGCCGTGACGCTGGCTGCCGAACATCTGGCCGACGCGGCCGTCCTGGTCGCCCCCGCGGCCGGCAAACGCCATCCGCTGGCCATCGGATTCGACGGAAGCGTCTCGCACCGCTCGCTGCAGATGGACCCGTCGACGGTGCCCGGTCTGGCCGAGGCCCTGCAGGGCTTCCCGCCCGTGCCGTCGCGGTGGATCGATCCGGCGGTGCTGCCCGACTGGGCGGTTCCGGACGGTTTCACCGGCCCGGTCGGATCAGTGGTCGTCACTCCACTGCCCGGCCCCGGTTTCCCGGCCGGGGCGCTGATCCTGCTGCGTCGCAGCGGCCGTGACGCGTTCGGCCCCGCTGAGGAAACGTTCGCCCGGGTGTTCGCCGCCCGGGCGGGAGCAGCGCTGTCCGCTGCCCGCCTCTACCAGGGCCAGGCCGACGTCACCGCCACACTCATGGCCGACCTGCTGCCTCCCCTGCTGCGACAGGCACAGGGAGTGGAGTTCGCGGGCGGCTACCGCACGGCGAAGGACACCGAACGCGTCGGAGGGGACTTCTACGACGTGCATCCCGGAGCCGGACCCGACGACGAGATCCTCGCGGTACTGGGCGACGTGTGCGGCAAGGGCCTCGATGCCGCCGTCCTGACCGGCAAGATCCGCAATACGCTCCAGGCGCTGCTGCCGATGGCCGACGATCACCAGAAACTGCTGGCACTGCTCAACGGGGCCCTCATCAACAGCCGGCACACCCGCTTCGCAACCCTGGTCCTGGCCTCGGTGCTGCGGCAGGGCAGCCTCACCCGGCTACGGCTGACCAGCGCCGGCCACCCCGCGCCGTTGATCCTCCGGCGCGACGGCACGGTGCGGGAAGCGGCGACCTCGGGCACGCTGATCGGCGTACTGCCCGACATCAGGTCCACCACCGTCGAGGCCAGCCTGGCGCCGGGCGAAACGTGTCTGCTGTTCACCGACGGTGTCACCGAGGCGAAGGGCGGACCACTGGGCGAGGCGATGTTCGGCGAGGAGCGCCTGCGTGCCGCGCTCGGAGAGTGCGCCGGCCTGCCCGCCGAAGCCGTCGTCGAACGTGTCCAGATGCTCGTGTCCGAGTGGATCGACGACAACCGGCACGACGACATCGCCGTCATGGCGATCACCGCGCCCCACACCACGCATCTGGCAGCCGTGGACGGACACACCCCGGGCAGGTACACCGCGTGA
- a CDS encoding cobalamin B12-binding domain-containing protein, producing MTPSPITRTDRTGLLERARENLWQAVSQRDEYAAGQVVFAALDAGADAEDVLLEVIARVQGRVGAEWAADRFSVAQEHAATAIHDRIIAAMAHRTPVAATPGGTSLVTVACVDGEWHALPARILAEVLRLHGHRVDFLGAQVPTPHLIAHLHQTAPTALALSSSLATRLPSAHAAITAAQATGVPVIAGGAAFATDGRYARRLGADAWAPDARTAATLLDRGLSRPDTGAMRQPLEDLPHLADQEYTMVVRAKRRLVKNTLAGLEERLPAMGAYTDAQRERTAEDVAHILDFLATALYLDDTRLFTGFLDWTGDILRARGVPARVLDPALALLQDELRDFPRALALLTRGRAALDGSSHPHTIPRLRDDA from the coding sequence GTGACCCCCTCTCCCATCACCCGCACGGACAGGACCGGCTTGCTGGAGCGAGCCCGCGAGAACCTGTGGCAGGCCGTGAGCCAGCGGGACGAGTACGCCGCCGGTCAGGTGGTCTTCGCCGCCCTGGACGCCGGAGCCGACGCCGAGGACGTCCTGCTGGAAGTCATCGCTCGGGTACAGGGAAGGGTCGGCGCCGAGTGGGCCGCCGACCGGTTCAGCGTCGCCCAGGAGCACGCGGCCACCGCCATCCACGACCGGATCATCGCCGCCATGGCCCACCGCACACCCGTCGCGGCCACCCCGGGCGGGACCAGCCTGGTGACGGTCGCCTGTGTGGACGGCGAGTGGCATGCCCTGCCGGCCCGGATACTGGCCGAGGTCCTGCGGCTGCACGGCCACCGGGTGGACTTCCTCGGCGCGCAGGTCCCCACCCCGCACCTGATCGCCCACCTGCACCAGACCGCTCCCACCGCGCTCGCGCTGTCCTCCTCCCTCGCCACCCGCCTGCCCAGCGCCCACGCGGCGATCACCGCAGCCCAGGCCACCGGCGTGCCCGTCATCGCCGGGGGCGCGGCCTTCGCCACCGACGGCCGGTACGCCCGTCGGCTCGGTGCCGACGCATGGGCCCCCGACGCCCGCACCGCCGCCACCCTCCTCGACCGCGGACTGTCCCGCCCGGACACCGGCGCGATGCGGCAGCCGCTGGAGGACCTGCCTCACCTGGCCGACCAGGAGTACACCATGGTCGTGCGTGCGAAACGCCGGCTGGTGAAGAACACCCTGGCCGGGCTGGAAGAGCGGCTGCCCGCCATGGGCGCCTACACAGACGCCCAGCGCGAACGCACGGCCGAAGACGTCGCTCACATCCTGGACTTCCTCGCCACCGCCCTCTACCTCGACGACACCCGCCTGTTCACCGGCTTCCTCGACTGGACCGGCGACATCCTGCGGGCCCGCGGGGTACCCGCGCGGGTACTCGACCCCGCTCTGGCCCTGCTCCAGGACGAACTGCGGGACTTCCCCCGCGCCCTCGCCCTGCTCACCCGGGGCCGCGCAGCGCTCGACGGCAGCTCGCACCCCCACACGATCCCCCGGCTCCGTGACGACGCATGA
- a CDS encoding STAS domain-containing protein: protein MTTHYDDSFGLTTTWDDNGNARIRITGDLDWDTAEELTRTAADCLRTEPAPRRLRLDCEHLTLCDSLGLASLLMIHRHATEVGTRLHLTNRPAALQRLFETTGTSHVFGDAASDAHDTDRGNGGEQGHAAAARAPRPPAQP, encoded by the coding sequence ATGACCACGCACTACGACGACAGCTTCGGCCTGACCACGACCTGGGACGACAACGGGAACGCCCGTATCCGCATCACGGGCGATCTCGACTGGGACACCGCGGAGGAACTCACCAGGACCGCGGCGGACTGCCTGCGCACCGAGCCCGCTCCCCGCCGGCTCCGCCTGGACTGCGAGCACCTGACCCTGTGCGACTCCCTGGGCCTGGCCTCCCTGCTGATGATCCATCGACACGCCACCGAAGTCGGCACCCGGCTGCACCTGACGAATCGTCCCGCGGCCCTCCAACGGCTGTTCGAGACGACCGGCACCAGTCACGTCTTCGGCGACGCCGCGTCCGACGCGCACGACACCGACCGAGGAAACGGCGGCGAGCAGGGCCACGCCGCCGCGGCACGCGCCCCCCGTCCGCCGGCGCAGCCGTGA
- a CDS encoding STAS domain-containing protein, protein MSVEAEVTVTVVDDVRIVRVVGEFDAEGAEALAHALALPAESSTSGTVVDLAEVTFADSSFLHTLLAARSRHQKSGIPLVLAEVTPLLQRLLDLTDVARAFTVTQTVPTATETVHARKSSSRRQ, encoded by the coding sequence ATGAGCGTCGAAGCCGAAGTCACCGTCACCGTGGTCGATGACGTGCGGATCGTTCGGGTCGTCGGAGAATTCGACGCCGAGGGGGCCGAAGCTCTGGCGCATGCTCTCGCCCTCCCCGCCGAGAGCAGCACCTCCGGCACCGTGGTGGACCTCGCCGAGGTGACCTTCGCCGACTCCTCGTTCCTGCACACGCTGCTCGCTGCCCGGTCCCGGCACCAGAAGTCCGGCATCCCCCTGGTACTCGCCGAAGTCACACCGCTTCTCCAGCGCTTGCTGGATCTGACCGACGTCGCCCGTGCCTTCACCGTGACGCAGACGGTTCCGACCGCCACGGAAACGGTCCACGCCCGCAAGTCCAGCTCTCGCCGACAGTGA
- a CDS encoding ATP-binding protein: MNTTDTEYGRLQPPFSAATARAHVRELLLARAPDTLPVTIDDVLLVVTELITNAHRHGGGLTAFDACLKDDTITISVTDASPDLPRAVPHSRPLAPGGFGWSLIRRLSRHVAITPVATGKTIEAVIDTGTRTGLAEERRQRGPAGLH, from the coding sequence ATGAACACCACGGACACCGAATACGGTCGGCTGCAGCCGCCCTTCAGCGCCGCGACCGCCCGTGCTCACGTCCGGGAGCTCTTGCTGGCCCGTGCCCCCGACACCCTGCCCGTGACCATCGACGACGTCCTGCTCGTGGTCACTGAACTGATCACCAATGCCCACCGGCACGGAGGTGGCCTGACCGCCTTCGACGCCTGCCTCAAGGACGACACCATCACCATCAGCGTCACCGACGCCTCACCGGACCTGCCCCGCGCCGTACCGCACAGCCGCCCCTTGGCCCCGGGGGGCTTCGGCTGGTCGCTGATACGCCGGCTCAGTCGCCACGTGGCGATAACGCCGGTGGCGACGGGAAAGACGATCGAGGCCGTCATCGACACCGGCACCCGCACCGGTCTGGCCGAAGAACGACGTCAACGGGGCCCTGCCGGCCTTCACTAG
- a CDS encoding sigma-70 family RNA polymerase sigma factor, giving the protein MTPALPTVTDETVTAWALAAAAGDSEAVDRLVRALQRDVRRYVAYLADDVQTADDLTQDTFLRALTALPRFEGRSSARVWLLSIARRAVVDSLRRAACRPRTACTEDWQAAAERAQPTGLPGFDEGIALWELVDSLPGERREAFVLTQLLGLPYAEAAELSRCPVGTVRSRVSRARTALAEWAADEAVTRHPVEPAAA; this is encoded by the coding sequence ATGACCCCTGCTCTGCCCACCGTGACCGACGAGACGGTCACCGCCTGGGCGCTCGCCGCCGCCGCGGGCGACAGCGAGGCGGTCGACCGCCTCGTCCGGGCGCTGCAACGCGATGTGCGCCGCTACGTGGCGTACCTCGCCGACGACGTGCAGACGGCGGACGACCTGACCCAGGACACGTTCCTGCGCGCCCTCACGGCACTGCCCCGGTTCGAGGGGCGTTCCTCGGCGCGCGTGTGGCTGCTGTCGATCGCCCGCCGGGCCGTCGTCGACAGTCTGCGCCGCGCCGCGTGCCGGCCCCGGACGGCGTGCACCGAGGACTGGCAGGCCGCTGCCGAACGCGCCCAGCCGACCGGGCTTCCCGGCTTCGACGAGGGCATCGCGCTGTGGGAGCTGGTCGACTCCCTGCCCGGTGAGCGCCGTGAGGCGTTCGTCCTGACCCAGCTCCTGGGGCTGCCGTACGCCGAGGCCGCCGAATTGAGCCGGTGCCCGGTCGGCACGGTGCGTTCCCGGGTGTCCCGTGCCCGGACCGCCCTGGCCGAGTGGGCCGCGGACGAGGCCGTCACCCGCCACCCGGTGGAGCCGGCCGCGGCCTGA
- a CDS encoding PepSY-associated TM helix domain-containing protein: protein MSESPPLPDTPVTPPASAAAEVLPARSDGATKPLTATGDGSGTTWGSLRPLLLRLHFYAGVVIGPFLLVAAVTGLAYTATPQIESILYEHELKVTPRGSAEPLAEQVAAAERAVPDGTLLSVTKGAGPSDSTRVAFSKDGLAEGYTLTAFVDPYDHEVLGTLETFGQWLPARAWLDDLHRNLHLGEFGRNYSELAASWLWVEVLGGLALWAGTPRNRRRLRRLAVPGGGAKGRRRTMSWHGAVGLWASIGLLGLSATGLTWSAHAGASIGEVQDALGGSTPAVSTALPAVGSGKEDAGRTDVGIDAAVASAQDAGLRGVLVVTPPAEAGTVYVVKENTRSWPVRQDSVAVAPATGEVTQALRFDDFPVLAKLTRWGIDAHMGLLFGLVNQILLALLATGLIAMILWGYRMWWLRRPTRSEGFALGRAPARGAWRRIPGRLLAPAVVLAAVIGYYLPLFGLPLLVFLVVDVTVGVVRRRGTGAAA from the coding sequence ATGTCGGAGAGCCCACCGCTGCCGGACACACCGGTGACGCCACCGGCGAGCGCGGCGGCCGAAGTCCTGCCGGCCCGGTCGGACGGAGCCACCAAGCCCCTGACGGCGACCGGTGACGGCAGCGGTACGACCTGGGGAAGTCTGCGTCCCCTGCTGCTGCGCCTGCACTTCTACGCCGGCGTGGTCATCGGCCCGTTCCTCCTCGTCGCCGCGGTGACCGGACTCGCCTACACGGCCACACCGCAGATCGAGTCGATCCTCTACGAGCACGAGCTGAAGGTGACGCCGCGGGGCTCGGCGGAACCGCTCGCCGAGCAGGTGGCCGCGGCCGAACGCGCCGTCCCGGACGGCACGCTGCTGTCGGTGACCAAGGGGGCCGGGCCCTCCGACTCCACCCGCGTCGCCTTCAGCAAGGACGGGCTGGCCGAGGGCTACACGCTGACCGCGTTCGTCGACCCGTACGACCACGAGGTACTGGGCACCCTGGAAACGTTCGGGCAGTGGCTGCCGGCGCGAGCGTGGCTCGACGACCTTCACCGGAACCTGCACCTGGGCGAGTTCGGCCGCAACTACAGCGAACTCGCCGCCAGCTGGCTGTGGGTGGAGGTGCTCGGCGGGCTGGCCCTGTGGGCGGGCACTCCGCGCAACCGGCGGCGGTTGCGGCGTCTGGCGGTGCCGGGCGGTGGTGCCAAGGGGCGGCGGCGCACGATGTCGTGGCACGGTGCGGTGGGACTGTGGGCCTCGATCGGCCTGCTCGGTCTGTCGGCGACCGGCCTGACCTGGTCCGCTCACGCGGGCGCGAGCATCGGAGAGGTCCAGGACGCGCTGGGCGGCTCCACACCCGCGGTGTCCACCGCGCTTCCCGCCGTCGGCAGCGGAAAGGAAGACGCCGGGAGAACGGACGTCGGCATCGACGCGGCGGTGGCCTCCGCGCAGGACGCAGGCCTGCGCGGCGTGCTGGTCGTCACCCCGCCCGCCGAGGCCGGAACCGTGTACGTCGTGAAGGAGAACACCCGTTCCTGGCCCGTACGGCAGGACTCGGTGGCGGTCGCCCCGGCCACCGGCGAGGTGACCCAGGCCCTGCGTTTCGACGACTTCCCCGTACTGGCCAAGCTGACGAGATGGGGCATCGACGCCCACATGGGTCTGCTCTTCGGCCTGGTCAACCAGATCCTCCTGGCGCTGCTCGCGACCGGGCTGATCGCGATGATCCTGTGGGGGTACCGCATGTGGTGGCTGCGCCGTCCGACCCGCAGCGAGGGTTTCGCTCTCGGCCGTGCGCCCGCGCGCGGCGCCTGGCGGCGGATACCGGGACGCCTCCTGGCCCCCGCCGTGGTGCTCGCCGCCGTCATCGGCTACTACCTGCCCCTGTTCGGGCTGCCGTTGCTGGTGTTCCTCGTCGTGGACGTGACGGTGGGCGTGGTGCGGCGCCGCGGGACGGGGGCCGCCGCGTGA
- a CDS encoding DUF5134 domain-containing protein has protein sequence MIAASGLRWILTLMFAAPALYGLWQLVRPTTDVTGRVGHLLHAAMGVLMIAMAWPWGMDLAVAPQVVLFTAGALWFVAASFVRPGEHSRAGAVKAAWPHALMMGAMAWMVAAMGSSGATAGHGGGTGHGGHEGHAASGAGLASMSLTGTGPSVASALLAVALTAIGLVWLARALDLARGQAPLPGGGPAPAGTDTTAALDPACHAVMALGMAVMFALFA, from the coding sequence GTGATCGCCGCGAGCGGACTCCGCTGGATTCTGACGCTGATGTTCGCCGCACCCGCCCTGTACGGGCTGTGGCAGCTGGTCCGGCCGACGACGGACGTCACCGGACGGGTGGGCCACCTGCTGCACGCCGCGATGGGTGTCCTCATGATCGCGATGGCCTGGCCGTGGGGCATGGACCTGGCCGTGGCACCCCAGGTGGTCCTGTTCACCGCGGGTGCGTTGTGGTTCGTCGCGGCCTCCTTCGTCCGGCCCGGTGAGCACTCCAGGGCCGGAGCGGTGAAGGCCGCCTGGCCGCACGCCCTCATGATGGGCGCCATGGCCTGGATGGTCGCGGCGATGGGGAGTTCGGGTGCGACGGCGGGTCACGGGGGCGGTACGGGCCACGGCGGGCACGAGGGCCACGCCGCCTCCGGAGCGGGTCTCGCCTCCATGAGCCTCACCGGCACGGGACCGAGCGTGGCGTCCGCCCTGCTCGCCGTGGCCCTGACCGCGATCGGCCTGGTCTGGCTCGCCCGGGCCCTCGACCTCGCCCGGGGGCAGGCACCGTTGCCCGGGGGCGGTCCGGCACCGGCGGGTACGGACACCACCGCAGCACTCGACCCGGCCTGCCACGCGGTGATGGCGCTGGGCATGGCGGTGATGTTCGCCCTGTTCGCGTAG